A stretch of the Uranotaenia lowii strain MFRU-FL chromosome 3, ASM2978415v1, whole genome shotgun sequence genome encodes the following:
- the LOC129757694 gene encoding uncharacterized protein LOC129757694 — MNCSVIGCSKYSRKDSIRFFTFPVNPITRRKWIDFCKHDKFVFRVGSRICEEHFEATCFRINNKGKSMKIKGTIPTLKPPIVDQDQDCDTQFITPDHDYASSEEEDSRYSRQSSANFIRSDHMTVSKMSLKSCGSKILKMQRQIKLWRQKANYWKTKFMRVNKLLQKQSKLKNLSNYGRIKKEKDTAFQKCFVKSLVLSKNAGLFLEEMDIYDD, encoded by the exons ATGAATTGTTCAGTTATTGGTTGTTCCAAATACAGTCGAAAAGACAGTATTCGATTTTTCACCTTTCCCGTGAATCCAATAACCCGACGGAAATGgattgatttttgcaaacatgacaaatttgtttttcgggTAGGAAGCCGTATCTGCGAG GAACATTTTGAAGCGACATGTTTCAGAATAAATAACAAAGGAAAATCAATGAAGATCAAAGGCACAATACCGACATTGAAGCCTCCCATTGTGGACCAGGACCAGGATTGCGATACACAGTTCATTACACCGGATCATGATTATGCTAGTTCAGAGGAAGAAGATTCCCGATATTCCCGTCAGAGCTCTGCAAACTTCATCAGAAGTGACCATATGACCGTGTCAAAAATGTCGTTAAAAAGTTGTGGCTCTAAAATTCTCAAGATGCAAAG gcAAATAAAGTTATGGCGTCAAAAAGCTAACTACTGGAAAACTAAATTTATGCGTGTCAACAAATTATTACAAAagcaatcaaaattgaaaaatttgagcaaCTACGGTAGAATCAAGAAG gaaaaagACACCGCATTTCAAAAATGCTTTGTGAAAAGTTTGGTTCTTTCGAAGAATGCGGGCCTGTTTTTAGAAGAAATGGACATTTACGATGATTAA